The Gammaproteobacteria bacterium genome window below encodes:
- a CDS encoding Rne/Rng family ribonuclease, whose product MKRILINATQQEELRVGMVDGQRLYDLDIEIPSQNQKKANIYKGVITRVEPSLEAAFVDFGSTRHGFLPFKDISKEYFSDSKNSGERFSVKDQIREGLQIVIQVEREERGTKGAALTTFMSLAGRYLVLMPNNPRAGGVSRRIEGEDREELRKALSDVEVPEGMGAIVRTAGVGRTAEELQGDLNYLIQIHQAINNAVDTQDKPFLIYQESNVIIRALRDHLREDIGEIIIDDLEVFNDAKKFVETVMPHNVQKLKLYEDTVPLFNRYQIESQIESAFDREVTLPSGGAIVIDHTEAMISIDINSARATKGSDIEETATNTNLEAADEIARQLRIRDLGGLIVIDFIDMMANKNQREVENRLREALKIDRARVQIGRISRFGLLEMSRQRLRPSLEESSQIVCPHCTGHGTIRSIESLALGVLRLIEEEALKDKTSVITAKLPVDVTSFLLNEKRSNIGDIEARNHVQIIIIPDPNLETPHFNVERTRDEGKEVINRPSYELIPQQETEANLHKPAPITAEQPAVKTINAAAPVPQKKTKATSKPGFFSKLLSWLSSDEVEEPPKRSNNQNRQNNRSRDGNRGNNRNNNNRSGGNNRRRNHPNNRRRNDNSRKSSSNRNRGNGKSHGNTAQDQTAGSPNQTQAVETKTVSTNNTANTETNS is encoded by the coding sequence ATGAAAAGAATTTTAATCAATGCTACACAGCAAGAAGAGCTACGTGTAGGCATGGTCGATGGACAACGTCTATACGACCTCGACATCGAAATACCCTCTCAAAACCAGAAGAAAGCTAATATCTATAAGGGTGTTATCACCCGCGTAGAACCCAGCCTTGAGGCTGCCTTTGTAGATTTTGGATCTACAAGACACGGCTTTTTGCCTTTCAAAGATATTTCTAAAGAATACTTTAGCGATTCCAAAAATTCTGGCGAACGTTTCTCGGTTAAAGATCAAATTCGTGAAGGGCTACAAATTGTTATTCAGGTAGAGCGTGAAGAACGTGGCACCAAAGGTGCAGCGCTAACCACCTTCATGAGCTTAGCAGGACGGTATTTAGTATTAATGCCCAACAACCCAAGAGCCGGTGGCGTATCTCGACGCATTGAAGGCGAAGATCGTGAAGAACTACGTAAAGCCTTGTCCGATGTAGAAGTACCCGAAGGTATGGGTGCAATCGTTCGTACTGCAGGGGTTGGACGTACAGCAGAAGAGCTGCAAGGGGATCTGAATTATCTTATACAAATTCATCAAGCTATCAATAATGCAGTAGACACTCAGGATAAGCCATTTCTTATCTACCAAGAAAGCAATGTCATTATTCGCGCTTTACGTGATCATTTACGTGAAGATATTGGTGAGATTATTATTGACGACCTTGAAGTCTTCAACGACGCTAAAAAGTTCGTTGAAACCGTCATGCCTCATAATGTTCAAAAGCTTAAGCTTTATGAAGATACCGTTCCACTGTTCAATCGCTATCAAATTGAATCTCAAATTGAATCAGCATTCGACCGTGAAGTAACTTTGCCTTCAGGTGGCGCCATTGTAATTGATCACACTGAAGCGATGATCTCAATTGATATCAACTCTGCGAGAGCTACTAAAGGTAGCGATATTGAAGAGACGGCTACCAACACAAACTTGGAAGCTGCAGATGAAATAGCACGTCAATTACGCATACGCGACCTTGGCGGACTGATTGTTATCGACTTCATTGACATGATGGCTAATAAAAATCAACGTGAAGTAGAAAATCGTTTGCGCGAGGCATTAAAAATTGATCGTGCACGCGTGCAAATAGGAAGAATATCTCGCTTTGGCTTACTTGAGATGTCACGACAAAGACTACGGCCTTCACTTGAAGAATCGAGCCAGATTGTATGCCCACATTGTACCGGGCATGGAACCATTCGCAGCATTGAGTCATTAGCACTTGGCGTGCTGCGTCTCATCGAAGAAGAAGCGCTTAAAGATAAAACTAGCGTTATAACCGCAAAACTACCTGTAGATGTTACAAGTTTCTTATTAAATGAAAAACGATCTAATATCGGCGATATCGAAGCACGTAACCATGTGCAAATAATTATAATTCCTGATCCTAATTTAGAAACTCCACATTTTAATGTTGAAAGAACTAGAGACGAAGGAAAAGAAGTTATCAACCGACCGAGCTATGAACTGATTCCACAACAAGAAACTGAAGCTAACCTGCACAAGCCTGCCCCTATTACAGCGGAACAACCTGCAGTAAAAACCATAAACGCCGCAGCCCCCGTGCCGCAAAAGAAAACAAAAGCTACATCTAAGCCCGGCTTCTTTAGCAAACTGTTATCTTGGTTATCTAGCGATGAGGTTGAGGAGCCACCTAAACGTAGTAACAACCAGAATCGTCAAAATAATCGTTCACGCGACGGTAATCGTGGCAATAATAGAAACAATAATAATCGATCTGGTGGAAATAACCGAAGACGCAACCATCCGAATAATAGACGCAGAAATGATAATTCACGCAAATCTTCGAGCAATCGTAATCGCGGCAATGGGAAAAGTCATGGTAATACCGCACAAGATCAAACAGCAGGCTCGCCTAACCAAACACAGGCAGTTGAAACTAAAACCGTATCAACAAACAACACAGCAAACACTGAAACTAACTCATAG